The following proteins are co-located in the Noviherbaspirillum sp. UKPF54 genome:
- a CDS encoding spermidine synthase codes for MLIKRKSIEAQANRKAGPGKQTSAAAPKPPRKPRYAPVTLSEENGVRFLHFGTEWIQGAMRIRKPDWIELEYAQQMMSWMLFNDQPRHIAQLGLGTGALTKFCYRKFEQARVTAVELNPSVIAICRSMFKLPPEDDRLSVLEMDAMDFVTDSARHGTIDALQVDLYDATARGPVLDTPEFYEACAACLSEQGIMTVNLFGDHPSYAKNLKAMRYAFRQVLCLPEVHQGNVIAIAAREALPLDFQLLYERAAEIAETTKLPAKSWVNGLKAWHLGQSS; via the coding sequence ATGCTCATCAAACGCAAATCCATCGAAGCGCAAGCCAACCGCAAAGCCGGCCCCGGCAAGCAAACCAGCGCGGCCGCTCCCAAGCCGCCGCGCAAGCCCAGATACGCGCCGGTCACGCTGTCCGAGGAAAACGGCGTGCGCTTTTTGCACTTCGGCACCGAGTGGATCCAGGGCGCGATGCGCATCCGCAAGCCCGACTGGATCGAGCTGGAATACGCGCAGCAAATGATGAGCTGGATGCTGTTCAACGACCAGCCGCGCCACATCGCGCAGCTCGGGCTGGGCACCGGCGCGCTGACCAAGTTTTGCTATCGCAAGTTCGAGCAGGCGCGCGTGACGGCGGTCGAATTGAACCCCTCCGTCATCGCAATCTGCCGCAGCATGTTCAAGCTGCCGCCGGAAGACGACCGCTTGTCGGTACTGGAAATGGACGCGATGGACTTCGTCACCGACAGCGCGCGCCACGGCACCATCGACGCGCTGCAAGTCGACCTGTACGACGCCACCGCGCGCGGCCCGGTGCTCGACACGCCGGAATTCTACGAAGCCTGCGCCGCCTGCCTGTCCGAGCAAGGCATCATGACGGTCAACCTGTTCGGCGACCATCCGAGCTACGCCAAGAACCTGAAGGCGATGCGCTACGCCTTCCGGCAGGTGCTGTGCCTGCCCGAAGTCCACCAGGGCAACGTGATCGCGATCGCCGCCAGGGAAGCGCTCCCGCTCGACTTCCAGTTACTGTACGAACGCGCCGCCGAGATCGCCGAAACCACCAAGCTGCCGGCCAAGTCCTGGGTCAATGGCCTGAAAGCCTGGCACCTGGGACAATCGTCATGA
- a CDS encoding DUF1330 domain-containing protein, whose product MKYYSVAEIDIVDKGWIPAYVRDVTRLVEQHGGRYLARTSNVEKVEGERKAPGIFLIVEWPSRDAAMAFYESDAYRPYRQARMQGARNEFALVAGEDVGGMARMP is encoded by the coding sequence ATGAAGTATTACTCCGTTGCTGAAATCGATATCGTCGACAAGGGCTGGATTCCGGCTTACGTACGGGACGTGACCAGGCTGGTCGAACAGCATGGCGGGCGCTATCTGGCGCGCACCTCGAATGTCGAGAAGGTCGAGGGCGAGCGCAAGGCGCCGGGAATTTTCCTGATCGTCGAATGGCCGTCCAGGGATGCCGCGATGGCTTTCTACGAGAGCGATGCGTACCGGCCGTACCGGCAGGCGCGCATGCAGGGAGCGCGCAACGAATTCGCGCTCGTCGCCGGCGAGGATGTCGGCGGGATGGCAAGGATGCCGTAG
- a CDS encoding alpha/beta fold hydrolase — MEAITVNTKGGHVLAARRFAPAGRAKAVVVMPTAMGVKQEFYFPFAQFLAQQGFAVLTFDYRGAGASVPPRFSRSLRGFKADLHDWAEDYNAALRAARDWQKNMPLLLVGHSLGGQLPALMPDNHLVDGILTVAAGSGYWRYNAPQLKRMVWLMWYVAVPLCTPAFGYFPGKKLRMVGDLPKGVIYQWARWCKSPHYMVDDEGRPMHAGFERMRVPLLALSFSDDELLSRRSIDSLTSFYRNAQVERRHIAPQDAQAKRIGHFGFFRPEFQPTLWQQALNWLEQCAQHRNGRYRPQNAASGT, encoded by the coding sequence ATGGAAGCGATTACCGTCAATACGAAGGGTGGCCATGTGCTCGCCGCCAGGCGCTTTGCGCCAGCGGGCCGGGCAAAAGCGGTCGTCGTGATGCCGACCGCGATGGGCGTGAAGCAGGAATTCTATTTCCCGTTCGCGCAATTCCTTGCGCAGCAGGGCTTCGCGGTGCTGACCTTTGATTACCGCGGCGCGGGCGCCTCCGTGCCGCCGCGCTTTTCCCGCTCGCTGCGCGGCTTCAAGGCCGACCTGCACGACTGGGCCGAGGACTACAATGCGGCGCTGCGCGCGGCGCGGGACTGGCAGAAAAACATGCCGCTGCTGCTGGTCGGGCACTCGCTCGGCGGCCAGCTGCCTGCCCTCATGCCGGACAATCACCTGGTGGACGGCATCCTGACGGTTGCCGCCGGCAGCGGCTACTGGCGCTACAACGCGCCGCAACTGAAACGCATGGTCTGGCTCATGTGGTATGTCGCCGTGCCGCTGTGCACGCCCGCCTTCGGCTATTTCCCCGGCAAGAAACTGAGGATGGTCGGCGATTTGCCCAAGGGCGTCATTTACCAGTGGGCGCGCTGGTGCAAGAGCCCACATTACATGGTCGATGACGAGGGCCGGCCGATGCACGCCGGTTTCGAGAGGATGCGCGTGCCGCTTCTCGCCCTGAGTTTTTCCGACGATGAGCTGCTGAGCCGGCGAAGCATCGACAGCCTGACCAGTTTCTACCGCAACGCGCAGGTCGAGCGCCGGCATATCGCGCCGCAGGATGCGCAGGCCAAACGCATCGGCCATTTCGGGTTCTTCCGGCCCGAATTTCAGCCAACTTTGTGGCAGCAGGCACTGAACTGGCTGGAACAGTGCGCGCAGCACAGGAATGGGCGGTATCGGCCGCAGAATGCCGCCAGCGGCACATAA
- a CDS encoding DNA-deoxyinosine glycosylase: protein MTRKRSFDPVVDENTRLLILGSLPGEVSLMQSQYYANPKNRFWQLVSPLVGTDLSALPYPDRLPILLANGIGLWDVVAEAHREGSLDSKIRDHAHNDLVGLIAGLPRLAAIAFNGGTAARLGLKALADRANRYRIVRLPSSSPAYTLAYADKLRAWEDLKQYLRTDAAHPQ, encoded by the coding sequence ATGACGCGCAAGCGCAGTTTCGATCCCGTGGTCGACGAGAACACCCGCCTTCTGATCCTCGGCAGCCTGCCGGGCGAAGTGTCGCTGATGCAGAGCCAATACTACGCGAATCCGAAAAACCGGTTCTGGCAACTGGTGTCGCCCCTCGTCGGAACCGATTTATCGGCATTGCCCTATCCGGACCGGCTGCCGATCCTGCTGGCGAACGGAATCGGCCTGTGGGATGTCGTCGCCGAAGCGCATCGGGAAGGCAGCCTCGACAGCAAGATCCGCGATCATGCGCACAACGACCTGGTCGGGCTGATAGCCGGCCTGCCGCGGCTGGCGGCCATCGCATTCAACGGAGGAACGGCGGCGCGCCTCGGGTTAAAGGCGCTTGCAGACCGCGCCAACCGGTACCGGATCGTCAGGCTGCCGTCGAGCAGCCCGGCCTATACCCTGGCATATGCGGATAAACTACGCGCCTGGGAAGACTTAAAACAATACCTGCGCACAGACGCGGCGCATCCGCAGTGA
- a CDS encoding hotdog fold domain-containing protein encodes MNQVLGMFQNMGNQAFSKAVTGFAPYFATIDPTFTELRPGYAEVTFANRREVHNHIGTVHAIALCNAAELAAGTMTTVSIPEGRQWIPVGMAVQYLAKAKTDMRVVANGQQVAWDHTGNVDVPVDAFDAEGKRVFTATITMNLK; translated from the coding sequence ATGAATCAGGTACTGGGCATGTTTCAGAACATGGGCAATCAGGCGTTCAGCAAGGCGGTCACCGGCTTCGCGCCGTATTTCGCGACCATCGATCCGACCTTTACCGAACTGCGGCCGGGCTATGCGGAAGTCACGTTCGCCAACCGCCGCGAAGTCCACAACCACATCGGCACGGTCCATGCGATCGCGCTGTGCAACGCGGCCGAACTGGCGGCCGGCACCATGACGACGGTGTCGATTCCCGAAGGGCGGCAGTGGATCCCGGTCGGCATGGCGGTGCAATACCTGGCCAAGGCCAAAACCGACATGCGGGTAGTCGCCAACGGCCAACAGGTGGCCTGGGACCATACCGGCAATGTCGATGTGCCGGTCGACGCATTCGATGCCGAAGGCAAGCGCGTCTTCACCGCGACGATTACGATGAACCTGAAGTAG
- a CDS encoding TetR/AcrR family transcriptional regulator, which yields MTVIKKSRKQEILDAALACFNENGIEATTIDMIRERSQASVGSMYHHFGSKESIAATLYAEALAEHNTYQQSLLDKAGSAEEGVKALVYAYSDWISANPDKARFVLYSRGALVKSNMAQELESQTKAKLAEVRRWFQPYLENGQLKKLPSECFSSLIIGPAHDYARLWLSGRARTDIKAYREIFAQAAWSAVKP from the coding sequence ATGACAGTCATCAAGAAAAGCAGGAAGCAGGAAATCCTCGATGCGGCGCTCGCCTGCTTCAACGAAAACGGCATCGAGGCGACCACCATCGACATGATCCGGGAGCGCTCGCAGGCCAGCGTGGGCAGCATGTACCATCATTTCGGCAGCAAGGAGAGCATCGCCGCCACCCTGTATGCGGAGGCGCTCGCGGAACACAACACGTACCAGCAATCGCTATTGGACAAGGCCGGCAGCGCGGAGGAAGGCGTCAAGGCGCTGGTCTATGCCTACAGCGACTGGATATCGGCCAATCCGGACAAGGCGCGCTTCGTGCTGTACAGCCGCGGCGCGCTGGTGAAAAGCAATATGGCGCAAGAACTGGAAAGCCAGACCAAGGCGAAGCTGGCCGAAGTGCGGCGCTGGTTCCAGCCGTACCTGGAAAACGGGCAGCTGAAAAAGCTGCCGTCCGAATGCTTTTCGTCGCTGATCATCGGCCCGGCGCACGACTATGCCCGCCTGTGGCTGTCGGGCCGCGCCAGGACCGACATCAAGGCGTACCGGGAGATTTTCGCGCAAGCCGCATGGAGCGCGGTCAAGCCATGA
- a CDS encoding response regulator transcription factor encodes MATTVAVIEDNPEFLARFCEIIRSDAEFELAGCAANGAEGLTLIEHHRADVYLIDLGLPDMNGTELIRHALKTHPDCEVMVVTVFGDDAHVLASIEAGATGYVLKDGSPAEITDCIRELRAGGAPISPLIARKILQRFQRKNAGAAHSAPPAPPRAHPADGDTAMTERELAVLRALAKGMSLREIGESHFISAHTVAGHVKNIYRKLAVHSRGEAVYEASKLGLIQL; translated from the coding sequence ATGGCAACCACAGTTGCAGTCATCGAAGACAATCCGGAATTTCTGGCGCGCTTTTGCGAAATCATCCGCTCCGATGCGGAATTTGAACTGGCGGGCTGCGCCGCCAATGGGGCCGAAGGCCTGACGCTGATCGAGCACCACCGCGCCGATGTCTACCTGATCGATCTAGGCTTGCCGGACATGAACGGAACCGAGCTCATCAGGCATGCGCTCAAGACGCATCCCGATTGCGAAGTCATGGTGGTCACCGTGTTCGGCGACGATGCCCATGTCCTGGCCAGCATCGAGGCCGGGGCTACCGGTTACGTGCTGAAAGACGGCTCGCCGGCCGAAATCACCGATTGCATCCGCGAATTGCGCGCCGGCGGCGCGCCGATCAGCCCGCTCATCGCCAGGAAAATCCTGCAACGGTTTCAACGCAAAAATGCCGGCGCCGCGCACAGCGCACCTCCGGCGCCACCGCGCGCGCATCCGGCCGATGGCGACACGGCCATGACGGAGCGCGAGCTCGCCGTCCTGCGGGCGCTTGCCAAGGGAATGAGCCTGCGCGAAATCGGGGAGTCGCACTTCATTTCCGCCCACACGGTGGCCGGCCATGTCAAAAACATCTATCGCAAGCTGGCGGTGCATTCACGGGGAGAGGCGGTCTATGAAGCGAGCAAGCTGGGCCTTATTCAACTGTAG
- a CDS encoding ATP-binding protein — protein sequence MKRASWALFNCSGVRLAFAFLLLVLADLHSGGALAADRQETIRVRQARFIVSDAATLPPEDAGWQTAALPHRVPKPADRELVGYWYKADFTPADATQPLWLYFPKLRSGGAIYVNGVQVGAIRGADAAYQVRWFRPHLFFLPPLSLREGNNEIAVRFAIREPLTSFGEFEIGPQQPLRESYDLSLFWENTSTEISAIICLLSGAFILVFWLRRPQEVLYGLFGVCVLFWGLRTFIFRLPVVPMEYWVLWRFFYYLTTSGFIVCITLFLLKYSRAENRRLTRFLLAYWLGGSAVFLVVGTPIRMLMDTYWTAGFLPFTTYAIARLAVFTARRPTPSCVAMVLAILIALALALHDFAVQHGWFRLQEYYMLHLGIPAFLLVMACVLMERFIASLKQAESVQEQLARRVAERETELAASYEQLRQLERDHAAAEERQRIMQDMHDGVGSQLLTTLVMAQRGAATQGDMVALLQECLDDMRLAIDSLSPDDPDLLPALGNLRFRMEARFKALGLDLAWRSRDLPDTFEVAPHAGLQILRIVQEALTNVLKHAKARNVEVALDFSGGALRIRIADDGVGFAACEGHSGRGLKNMRSRAQKIGAAFDITHLSPGTAICLDLPAHALRASIAKIAAYDPMSEEKLAIGNNMIR from the coding sequence ATGAAGCGAGCAAGCTGGGCCTTATTCAACTGTAGCGGCGTCCGGCTCGCCTTCGCATTTCTCCTGCTGGTCCTGGCCGATCTGCATTCCGGCGGCGCCCTGGCAGCCGACCGCCAGGAGACGATCCGCGTCCGGCAAGCCCGGTTCATCGTCTCGGATGCCGCCACCCTCCCGCCCGAAGACGCCGGCTGGCAGACGGCGGCGCTGCCCCATCGCGTGCCGAAGCCGGCCGACCGCGAGCTGGTCGGCTACTGGTACAAGGCGGACTTCACGCCCGCCGACGCCACGCAACCGCTCTGGCTGTACTTCCCCAAGCTGCGCAGCGGCGGCGCCATATATGTCAACGGCGTCCAGGTCGGCGCCATCCGCGGCGCCGACGCGGCCTATCAGGTGCGCTGGTTCCGTCCGCACCTGTTCTTCCTGCCGCCGTTGTCGCTGCGCGAAGGGAACAACGAAATCGCGGTGCGCTTCGCCATTCGCGAGCCGCTGACCAGCTTCGGCGAGTTCGAGATCGGCCCGCAGCAGCCCCTGCGCGAATCGTACGACCTGAGCCTGTTCTGGGAAAACACGAGCACCGAAATCTCGGCCATCATCTGCCTGCTGTCGGGCGCCTTCATCCTCGTGTTCTGGCTGCGCCGGCCGCAGGAAGTGCTTTACGGGCTGTTTGGCGTATGCGTGCTGTTCTGGGGGTTGCGCACTTTCATCTTTCGCCTGCCCGTGGTGCCGATGGAATACTGGGTGCTGTGGCGCTTCTTCTATTACCTGACGACGTCCGGCTTCATCGTCTGCATCACCCTCTTCCTGCTGAAATACAGCCGCGCCGAAAATCGGCGCCTCACCCGTTTCCTGCTGGCGTACTGGCTCGGCGGATCGGCCGTTTTCCTGGTGGTCGGCACCCCCATCAGGATGTTGATGGACACGTACTGGACCGCGGGCTTCCTGCCCTTTACGACCTACGCGATCGCGCGGCTGGCGGTCTTCACCGCCCGCCGGCCGACGCCGTCCTGCGTGGCGATGGTGCTGGCGATCCTGATCGCGCTGGCGCTGGCGCTGCACGATTTCGCAGTGCAGCACGGATGGTTCCGCTTGCAGGAGTACTACATGCTGCACCTGGGCATTCCGGCCTTCTTGCTGGTGATGGCATGCGTCCTGATGGAGCGCTTCATTGCCTCGCTAAAGCAGGCCGAATCGGTCCAGGAACAACTGGCCCGGCGCGTGGCTGAAAGGGAAACGGAACTGGCCGCCAGCTACGAACAGCTGCGCCAGCTGGAGCGCGACCATGCGGCTGCCGAGGAAAGACAGCGCATTATGCAAGACATGCACGACGGCGTCGGATCGCAATTGCTGACCACGCTGGTCATGGCACAGCGCGGCGCGGCGACGCAAGGCGACATGGTCGCGCTGCTGCAGGAATGCCTCGACGACATGCGTCTGGCGATCGACTCGCTGTCGCCGGACGATCCCGATCTGTTGCCGGCACTCGGGAACCTGCGGTTCCGGATGGAGGCCAGATTCAAGGCGCTCGGGCTGGACCTGGCATGGCGCAGCCGCGATTTGCCGGACACGTTCGAGGTCGCGCCCCACGCCGGGCTGCAGATCCTGCGCATCGTGCAGGAAGCGCTCACCAACGTGCTCAAGCATGCGAAGGCCAGGAATGTCGAAGTCGCGCTCGATTTCTCGGGCGGGGCGCTGCGCATTCGCATCGCCGACGACGGCGTCGGCTTTGCCGCTTGCGAAGGGCATTCCGGGCGCGGCTTGAAAAACATGCGCTCTCGCGCGCAAAAAATCGGGGCGGCATTCGACATCACGCACCTGTCGCCGGGAACGGCCATCTGCCTTGATCTTCCCGCGCATGCGCTCCGTGCCAGCATTGCCAAAATAGCAGCATACGATCCAATGTCCGAGGAAAAATTAGCCATTGGGAACAACATGATTCGGTAA
- a CDS encoding GspE/PulE family protein has product MKKAASRPLDLQQIFTWLMADGVIDKANVKAAYNQAQALLKNAGIATHPLTAVAQCKLQSALAPHKPLTLDWLSEWVAAKAHMPFFRIDPLKIDFTRVADVMSATYAARFNILPVELTPTEVVVATAEPFITEWEAEIAKITRRSVKLVMANPLDIAQYTSQFFTLAKSIKGANKSGSHDLSLRNNFEQLVELGKSDKQLDANDQHIINIVDWLWQYAFEQRASDIHLEPKRELGLIRFRIDGILHQVYQVPATVMIAMTARIKLLGRMDVIERRRPQDGRIKTRTAGGQEIELRLSTLPTAFGEKLVMRIFDPDVVVKTLPELGFPPDDARRWDDLTSRPHGIILVTGPTGSGKTTTLYTTLKALATPEVNVCTVEDPIEMVEASFNQMQVQHGIDLSFADGVRALMRQDPDIIMVGEIRDLETAEMAIQAALTGHLVFSTLHTNDAPSAVMRLLELGVPYYLLEATLIGIMAQRLVRTLCADCKKPGGELSDDVWNSLTEGWPIPKPATVYRPVGCPECRHTGYRGRTGLYELLTVSQTFSKLIKQESDIHALKRQSTADGMKPLHVAGALKIEEGVTTSDEVLKVTSALT; this is encoded by the coding sequence ATGAAAAAAGCCGCCTCCAGACCGCTCGACCTGCAGCAGATCTTTACCTGGCTGATGGCCGACGGCGTGATCGACAAGGCCAACGTCAAGGCGGCTTACAACCAGGCGCAGGCGCTGCTCAAGAACGCCGGCATCGCCACCCACCCGCTGACCGCCGTCGCCCAGTGCAAGCTGCAGTCGGCCCTGGCGCCGCACAAGCCGCTGACGCTCGACTGGCTGTCGGAATGGGTGGCCGCCAAGGCGCACATGCCGTTCTTCCGCATCGATCCGCTCAAGATCGACTTCACCCGCGTCGCAGACGTGATGTCGGCCACCTATGCGGCGCGCTTCAACATCCTGCCGGTGGAACTGACGCCGACCGAAGTCGTGGTCGCCACCGCCGAGCCCTTCATCACCGAATGGGAAGCGGAAATCGCCAAGATCACGCGCCGCAGCGTCAAGCTGGTCATGGCCAACCCGCTCGACATCGCGCAGTACACCTCGCAATTCTTCACGCTGGCCAAGTCGATCAAGGGCGCCAACAAGTCGGGGAGCCACGACCTGTCCCTGCGCAACAACTTCGAGCAGCTGGTGGAACTGGGCAAGAGCGACAAACAGCTCGACGCCAACGATCAGCACATCATCAACATCGTCGACTGGCTGTGGCAGTACGCGTTCGAGCAGCGCGCTTCCGACATCCACCTGGAACCGAAGCGCGAGCTCGGCCTGATCCGCTTCCGCATCGATGGCATCCTGCACCAGGTGTACCAGGTGCCCGCCACCGTCATGATCGCGATGACCGCGCGCATCAAGCTCTTGGGCCGCATGGACGTGATCGAGCGGCGCCGCCCGCAGGACGGCCGCATCAAGACCCGCACCGCTGGCGGCCAGGAAATCGAGCTGCGCCTGTCGACGCTGCCCACCGCCTTCGGCGAAAAGCTGGTGATGCGCATTTTCGACCCGGACGTGGTGGTCAAGACCTTGCCGGAGCTGGGCTTTCCGCCCGACGACGCCCGGCGCTGGGACGATCTCACGTCGCGCCCGCACGGCATCATCCTGGTCACCGGCCCCACCGGTTCGGGCAAGACCACCACGCTGTACACCACCCTGAAGGCGCTTGCGACACCGGAAGTCAATGTCTGCACGGTCGAAGACCCGATCGAAATGGTGGAAGCCTCGTTCAACCAGATGCAGGTCCAGCACGGCATCGACCTGTCGTTCGCCGACGGCGTGCGCGCGCTGATGCGGCAAGACCCGGACATCATCATGGTCGGCGAAATCCGCGACCTGGAAACCGCCGAGATGGCGATCCAGGCGGCCCTGACCGGCCACCTCGTGTTTTCCACCCTGCACACCAACGACGCGCCGTCGGCGGTGATGCGCCTGCTCGAACTCGGCGTGCCCTACTACCTGCTGGAAGCCACGCTGATCGGCATCATGGCGCAGCGCCTGGTGCGCACGCTCTGTGCCGATTGCAAGAAGCCCGGCGGCGAACTGAGCGACGACGTGTGGAACAGCCTGACCGAAGGCTGGCCGATTCCGAAGCCGGCCACCGTGTACCGCCCGGTCGGCTGCCCGGAATGCCGGCACACCGGCTACCGCGGCCGCACCGGCCTGTACGAACTTTTGACCGTGTCGCAAACCTTTTCCAAGCTGATCAAGCAGGAATCCGATATCCACGCGCTGAAACGGCAAAGCACCGCCGACGGCATGAAGCCGCTGCACGTGGCCGGCGCGCTGAAAATCGAAGAAGGCGTGACGACGTCCGATGAAGTATTGAAGGTGACCTCGGCACTGACGTAA